The DNA window CTGATCATTTGATCTTAGATTAGTACATCAACAGGGGCTCGCTATTTTGCTTCGTTAGTGCCTTCTATTAATTGCTTGAGGCTTTTGATACATGGCCTTTCCTTGGTTCCAGATGAAGGACTCATAAAATCAGTTACACGACAAGGAAAGCCTGAGTAATTCTCACTTCTCATTTTGTCTTTTTTGAAGGTTATCATTAGATAACAAGAAAAACTTTGGTAAATAATTCAGTTTTTCTTTGCAGGGAATTGCTTAGAGGTCCTCTTTTTTATGTTCTTGTGTTGATTTTATGTGCAATCGTTTTCTGGCGTGATTCACCTATTGGAATGATTTCACTGGCGATGATGTGCGGAGGTGATGGTGAGAGCTCTGCCTTTTAATTTTTTCAACGTTCTTTTGTGCAACTCTTACAACTTGCTGAGACGCAGGCATCGCTGACATAATGGGAAGAAGATTTGGCACACTTAAAATTCCTTACAATCAACAGAAGAGTTGGGCCGGTAGCGTATCCATGTTTCTCTTAGGTTTCTTGGTTTCCATATGGTGCGTATAAAGATGTTCAAGCCTTTCATTTTCTTGTCATTATCTATCTATTCTCCTTTTTTCTTTATGAGAAATCACCAAATAATGCCTAATTTTTCTAAATACGACCTTTTGTTTTTGTCAAACTACACTTTTGCTTCAGCTACTGATATACCACCACCACCTTGTAACTATCATTATATCTAAAAATATCCAACGCTTCACCTTAGCTGCTCGAATATATATTTCAATACATGCTCAAAAAGGGGTAGGAGGAACTTGCTTATTCTCTCTATGATATTAAATTTGACATTTTACCTACATTACAGTATGCTCTACTATTTTTCGGCCTTTGGTTACATTAAACTTGACGGCATGTGGACCCTAGAAAGGGTTGCTTTAATTTCTCTTGTGGCAACTGTGGTGGAATCGTTGCCGATCACGGAAACCATGGACGACAACATTTCAGTTCCGTTGGCCAGCATGATGGCAGCAGCTTTGGTTTTCGGTTACTAGCAATTGGAACAAGACGCTGGTTCCTTTTCTCCTCTTTATCCTTTTTTCGAAGGTACACTTGTTTGTATCGATCTACCATATCTGAAcacatatatttaatatattccCATCATTTCACTTATAATTGAGTTTTcaactttttagaaaatttcGTCGATATTGCTCAGTTAAACTAAAATCCACACTATCATATGATTTTACAATAATATATGTTCAATTATTTAAGTGCCAAATGAACGTTATTATTTTTGCTAAAGTAATGTTCTTGAAATGCATTCTTAGATACTATagaattcttgaaaaataacAAGATACTACATTTGTTATTCATTCCGGTCTCTCTCGTTATATACAACTACTAACCGTGTGCGTtcacataatttaattatttgaaaaatatatattttttttgaaaagaagtttgagaaggaaaatattatgtgtatatatgtGATTTATATGTGTGATTCAGCTAATTCGAATCTCGTTTCTTGTGTATAAAAATCAAAGTAGGAgtgtagaaaaaaaaaattaaattatgagattttatatcagaagcAAAGACTATCATAAAATTT is part of the Primulina eburnea isolate SZY01 chromosome 1, ASM2296580v1, whole genome shotgun sequence genome and encodes:
- the LOC140824128 gene encoding phytol kinase 1, chloroplastic; the protein is MAYVGIPSARAPAAVGTLSYAESRRRVAAPSSTITLFLKVLPERVVAKRFNVRRRPIAALLPGVGAGGDVLQDAGATALVVAGAYGLVSTFDSLTRRNIIEQNLSRKLVHILSGLLFLASWPIFSTSTGARYFASLVPSINCLRLLIHGLSLVPDEGLIKSVTRQGKPEELLRGPLFYVLVLILCAIVFWRDSPIGMISLAMMCGGDGIADIMGRRFGTLKIPYNQQKSWAGSVSMFLLGFLVSICMLYYFSAFGYIKLDGMWTLERVALISLVATVVESLPITETMDDNISVPLASMMAAALVFGY